From Carya illinoinensis cultivar Pawnee chromosome 5, C.illinoinensisPawnee_v1, whole genome shotgun sequence, one genomic window encodes:
- the LOC122309011 gene encoding receptor-like protein EIX2 isoform X2 produces the protein MRSYYLQFLLMLLELLSCNATKLGFSFDLRINSEVKCIEEERQALLQFKQHLIDPFLRLSSWDSGEDCCKWEGIKCSNKTSHVVMLDLRGKHVEGCLVDSLQFFEISSNRFTGPLPENIGNFSNLVTLGLGGNNFTGPLPKSFGNLSNLEMLDVAENSLTGVISEAHFSNLFKLKRLFLGLNSLILKFNYDWIPPFQLRVISLSSCTLGLAFPKWLQSQKHYAILEISNAGISDIIPAWFWDVPVELIDLNMSHNQLHGNLPDLSSSRFGYYAVIDLSSNQLNGSIPCFPSDVASLYLSDNSFSGNISFICEFTYQSLFLLDLSNNKLSGELPDCWMHVYGLINLNLANNNFYGKISHSMGSLVSLEFLHLSNNSFVGKLPLSLQNCSYLTTIDMGENKLSGMVPLWIGDSLPLLTILSLRLNGFYGSLPLNLCHLSNIQLLDLSLNKIGGTIPQCIKNLTSMSRKWRASHTGIYSIQRAYVDHAPFVWKGRMAIFENSLGLVKIIDLSSNKLHGEVPEELTSLTELISLNLSRNNFTGSITLKIGLLQNLQSLDLSRNQLRGEIPMSISDISFLSYLDLSNNNLSGKIPTGTQLQSFNASAFMGNPELYGCPLPNKCPEDLYPICNDTRTCKNVDNQENVDDELITQGFYVAMALGFVVGFWGVCCSLLLNLRYITMSLISNARMMLR, from the exons ATGAGAAGTTATTATCTCCAATTTCTGCTTATGCTACTTGAGCTCTTATCATGTAACGCAACGAAACTTGGATTTAGTTTCGATTTGCGTATCAATTCTGAAGTCAAATGCATAGAGGAAGAACGGCAAGCACTCCTCCAATTCAAACAACACTTAATTGATCCTTTCCTTCGGCTTTCTTCTTGGGATAGTGGTGAAGATTGTTGCAAGTGGGAAGGAATTAAATGCAGCAACAAAACAAGTCATGTTGTTATGCTTGATCTTCGGGGAAAACATGTAGAAG GTTGCTTGGTGGACTCCTTGCAGTTTTTTGAAATAAGCTCTAATAGATTCACGGGGCCATTGCCAGAGAATATAGGTAACTTCTCCAATCTTGTGACTTTAGGATTAGGGGGGAATAATTTCACGGGGCCATTGCCTAAGAGTTTTGGTAACTTATCCAATCTAGAGATGTTGGATGTTGCTGAGAATTCCCTCACAGGGGTGATCTCTGAAGcccatttttcaaatctcttcaAACTGAAACGCTTATTTTTAGGATTGAACTCTTTGATTTTGAAGTTCAACTATGATTGGATTCCACCATTCCAACTGCGCGTTATTAGTTTGAGCTCTTGTACATTGGGATTAGCTTTCCCAAAATGGCTTCAAAGTCAAAAACATTATGCTATACTTGAGATTTCTAATGCTGGAATTTCTGACATTATCCCTGCTTGGTTTTGGGATGTCCCTGTCGAGTTAATCGATTTAAATATGTCTCACAACCAGTTGCATGGGAACTTGCCAGACTTGTCATCATCCAGATTTGGTTATTATGCTGTTATAGATTTAAGCTCCAACCAACTTAATGGTTCGATTCCATGTTTTCCATCGGATGTGGCATCACTTTACCTATCAGATAATAGTTTTTCTGGGAACATTTCCTTTATATGTGAATTCACTTATCAATCCTTGTTCCTTTTAGACCTATCAAACAATAAACTATCGGGAGAGCTTCCAGATTGCTGGATGCATGTGTATGGTTTAATCAATCTTAATCTGGCCAACAACAATTTCTATGGGAAAATATCACACTCAATGGGCTCCCTAGTCTCTCTTGAGTTTTTACATTTGAGCAACAATAGTTTTGTCGGAAAGCTACCATTGTCCCTTCAGAATTGCAGTTACTTGACAACCATTGACATGGGTGAAAATAAATTGTCGGGAATGGTACCTTTATGGATAGGTGACAGTTTGCCTCTGTTGACTATTCTTAGCCTACGATTGAATGGATTTTATGGAAGCTTGCCTTTAAACCTATGCCAcctttcaaatattcaactctTGGATCTTTCTTTAAACAAGATCGGGGGAACTATTCCACAGTGCATCAAAAATTTGACATCAATGTCTCGGAAATGGAGAGCAAGTCACACTGGTATTTATTCTATCCAGAGAGCTTATGTAGACCATGCACCATTTGTATGGAAAGGAAGGATGGCTATATTCGAGAATTCATTGGGACTTGTAAAGATTATTGATCTTTCAAGTAATAAATTACATGGAGAAGTTCCTGAAGAATTAACGAGTCTCACAGAGTtaatttctttgaatttatCCAGAAACAATTTCACTGGATCAATAACATTGAAGATTGGTCTACTTCAAAATTTACAATCTCTTGATTTATCTAGAAATCAACTTCGAGGAGAAATCCCAATGAGCATTTCTGACATAAGTTTTCTTAGTTATTTGGACTTGTCCAATAACAATTTATCTGGCAAAATCCCAACAGGAACTCAACTTCAAAGCTTCAATGCTTCTGCCTTTATGGGAAATCCTGAATTATATGGTTGTCCACTTCCAAACAAGTGTCCGGAAGATCTTTATCCAATTTGCAATGACACTAGAACCTGCAAGAATGTCGACAATCAGGAAAATGTTGATGATGAGCTCATAACTCAAGGATTTTATGTTGCCATGGCCCTTGGGTTTGTTGTAGGATTCTGGGGCGTGTGTTGCTCTTTATTGCTCAACCTACGGTACATAACGATGAGTCTCATTTCCAATGCTCGAATGATGTTGAGATAG
- the LOC122309011 gene encoding receptor-like protein EIX2 isoform X1, whose amino-acid sequence MRSYYLQFLLMLLELLSCNATKLGFSFDLRINSEVKCIEEERQALLQFKQHLIDPFLRLSSWDSGEDCCKWEGIKCSNKTSHVVMLDLRGKHVEGEISSSLLELQYLTHLDLSSNNFSEKSFPNFVGSLTELQHLDLSFTHIVGTIPQQLGNLSGLIYLDLSYNFDLMEAHDLDWLIHLQSLTHLDMTSVNLSQVLNWPNKVMMLPSLIYLSLSDCGLSTMTPQLRSSANSSSQLLLLSLSFNHLNCSIFHWLFNSSTSLVHLSLGYNLLQCSIPEAFGSINSLQRLDLGGNQLVGHSIPKSFGNLCALELLNLQDNNLSGNLYEFMSNVSGCLVDSLQFFEISSNRFTGPLPENIGNFSNLVTLGLGGNNFTGPLPKSFGNLSNLEMLDVAENSLTGVISEAHFSNLFKLKRLFLGLNSLILKFNYDWIPPFQLRVISLSSCTLGLAFPKWLQSQKHYAILEISNAGISDIIPAWFWDVPVELIDLNMSHNQLHGNLPDLSSSRFGYYAVIDLSSNQLNGSIPCFPSDVASLYLSDNSFSGNISFICEFTYQSLFLLDLSNNKLSGELPDCWMHVYGLINLNLANNNFYGKISHSMGSLVSLEFLHLSNNSFVGKLPLSLQNCSYLTTIDMGENKLSGMVPLWIGDSLPLLTILSLRLNGFYGSLPLNLCHLSNIQLLDLSLNKIGGTIPQCIKNLTSMSRKWRASHTGIYSIQRAYVDHAPFVWKGRMAIFENSLGLVKIIDLSSNKLHGEVPEELTSLTELISLNLSRNNFTGSITLKIGLLQNLQSLDLSRNQLRGEIPMSISDISFLSYLDLSNNNLSGKIPTGTQLQSFNASAFMGNPELYGCPLPNKCPEDLYPICNDTRTCKNVDNQENVDDELITQGFYVAMALGFVVGFWGVCCSLLLNLRYITMSLISNARMMLR is encoded by the coding sequence ATGAGAAGTTATTATCTCCAATTTCTGCTTATGCTACTTGAGCTCTTATCATGTAACGCAACGAAACTTGGATTTAGTTTCGATTTGCGTATCAATTCTGAAGTCAAATGCATAGAGGAAGAACGGCAAGCACTCCTCCAATTCAAACAACACTTAATTGATCCTTTCCTTCGGCTTTCTTCTTGGGATAGTGGTGAAGATTGTTGCAAGTGGGAAGGAATTAAATGCAGCAACAAAACAAGTCATGTTGTTATGCTTGATCTTCGGGGAAAACATGTAGAAGGTGAGATAAGCTCTTCATTACTTGAATTGCAGTATTTGACTCACCTGGACTTAAGTTCCAATAACTTTTCTGAAAAATCCTTCCCAAATTTTGTTGGCTCACTCACTGAATTACAACATCTCGATCTGTCATTTACTCATATAGTCGGAACCATTCCACAACAACTAGGAAATCTCTCGGGATTAATTTATCTTGATCTCAGCTACAATTTTGATCTAATGGAGGCACATGATCTTGATTGGTTAATTCATCTTCAATCTTTAACACACTTAGACATGACTTCGGTCAACCTCAGCCAGGTACTCAATTGGCCCAATAAGGTTATGATGCTCCCTTCTTTGATATACTTGAGTCTAAGTGATTGCGGTCTCTCCACAATGACTCCTCAGTTGCGTTCCAGCGCTAATTCATCGTCTCAACTTCTATTGCTATCTCTCTCCTTCAATCATCTCAATTGCTCCATATTTCACTGGTTGTTCAACTCCTCTACAAGCCTTGTTCATCTTAGCCTCGGTtataatttgttgcaatgctccATTCCAGAAGCTTTTGGTAGCATAAATTCTCTTCAAAGACTAGATCTTGGGGGAAATCAACTTGTTGGCCACAGCATTCCAAAATCTTTTGGGAATTTATGTGCCTTAGAATTATTGAATCTTCAGGATAACAATCTCAGTGGAAATCTTTACGAATTTATGAGTAATGTGTCAGGTTGCTTGGTGGACTCCTTGCAGTTTTTTGAAATAAGCTCTAATAGATTCACGGGGCCATTGCCAGAGAATATAGGTAACTTCTCCAATCTTGTGACTTTAGGATTAGGGGGGAATAATTTCACGGGGCCATTGCCTAAGAGTTTTGGTAACTTATCCAATCTAGAGATGTTGGATGTTGCTGAGAATTCCCTCACAGGGGTGATCTCTGAAGcccatttttcaaatctcttcaAACTGAAACGCTTATTTTTAGGATTGAACTCTTTGATTTTGAAGTTCAACTATGATTGGATTCCACCATTCCAACTGCGCGTTATTAGTTTGAGCTCTTGTACATTGGGATTAGCTTTCCCAAAATGGCTTCAAAGTCAAAAACATTATGCTATACTTGAGATTTCTAATGCTGGAATTTCTGACATTATCCCTGCTTGGTTTTGGGATGTCCCTGTCGAGTTAATCGATTTAAATATGTCTCACAACCAGTTGCATGGGAACTTGCCAGACTTGTCATCATCCAGATTTGGTTATTATGCTGTTATAGATTTAAGCTCCAACCAACTTAATGGTTCGATTCCATGTTTTCCATCGGATGTGGCATCACTTTACCTATCAGATAATAGTTTTTCTGGGAACATTTCCTTTATATGTGAATTCACTTATCAATCCTTGTTCCTTTTAGACCTATCAAACAATAAACTATCGGGAGAGCTTCCAGATTGCTGGATGCATGTGTATGGTTTAATCAATCTTAATCTGGCCAACAACAATTTCTATGGGAAAATATCACACTCAATGGGCTCCCTAGTCTCTCTTGAGTTTTTACATTTGAGCAACAATAGTTTTGTCGGAAAGCTACCATTGTCCCTTCAGAATTGCAGTTACTTGACAACCATTGACATGGGTGAAAATAAATTGTCGGGAATGGTACCTTTATGGATAGGTGACAGTTTGCCTCTGTTGACTATTCTTAGCCTACGATTGAATGGATTTTATGGAAGCTTGCCTTTAAACCTATGCCAcctttcaaatattcaactctTGGATCTTTCTTTAAACAAGATCGGGGGAACTATTCCACAGTGCATCAAAAATTTGACATCAATGTCTCGGAAATGGAGAGCAAGTCACACTGGTATTTATTCTATCCAGAGAGCTTATGTAGACCATGCACCATTTGTATGGAAAGGAAGGATGGCTATATTCGAGAATTCATTGGGACTTGTAAAGATTATTGATCTTTCAAGTAATAAATTACATGGAGAAGTTCCTGAAGAATTAACGAGTCTCACAGAGTtaatttctttgaatttatCCAGAAACAATTTCACTGGATCAATAACATTGAAGATTGGTCTACTTCAAAATTTACAATCTCTTGATTTATCTAGAAATCAACTTCGAGGAGAAATCCCAATGAGCATTTCTGACATAAGTTTTCTTAGTTATTTGGACTTGTCCAATAACAATTTATCTGGCAAAATCCCAACAGGAACTCAACTTCAAAGCTTCAATGCTTCTGCCTTTATGGGAAATCCTGAATTATATGGTTGTCCACTTCCAAACAAGTGTCCGGAAGATCTTTATCCAATTTGCAATGACACTAGAACCTGCAAGAATGTCGACAATCAGGAAAATGTTGATGATGAGCTCATAACTCAAGGATTTTATGTTGCCATGGCCCTTGGGTTTGTTGTAGGATTCTGGGGCGTGTGTTGCTCTTTATTGCTCAACCTACGGTACATAACGATGAGTCTCATTTCCAATGCTCGAATGATGTTGAGATAG
- the LOC122310261 gene encoding uncharacterized protein LOC122310261, which yields MKTICWNSCGLGNPSGIRALRDLIAREGPDLLFLQETKLLTKGMDTLKRKLGFVNCFSVDSEGRSGGLGLLWNSDLRVELRSFSKYHIDVHIKMDDLMVWRFTGLYGHPDALRRTFTWNLIRTLSSIEQIPWLVGGDLNEVLHPHEKRGGRDRPVSQIEAFREVLTECELRDLGYKGQRFTWWNGRGGNAYIFERLDRFVGNDLLTHLFPHLVVQHGNVAHSDHIPILFESSNFQPMPRRPKQFRFEAMWVGEEQCERIIEQVWSERGGNRGMEELLNLIQGCGQQLKIWNRHSFGLVKKKLNEARAEFEKAQFSHSHDPNPEGLSQARNEVQLWLEREEVMWRQRSRIQWKRNAIQGLKDDQGHLTEGAQRDKLIVDFFEDLFTSTTQGDQEEVLSFVDSRVTPDMNVELSKPFVANEVKIALDQMQPTKAPGPDGMSALFFQTYWHIVGDLVTTAVLDSLNSGTIPSQLNRTLICLILKKKIFEFVSDYRPISLCNVVYKLASKVIVNRLKGFLPAIISESQCAFVGGRLISDNVLIAYELVNYLRNKRHGKKGYMSIKLDMSKEYDRVEWDFLEKIMLKLGFAPSFVNLIMECIKTVTFLVLINGHAHGNISPTRGIRQGDPLSPYLFLFCTEGLIALLKVAEAQRNL from the exons ATGAAAACCATTTGTTGGAATTcctgtgggcttgggaacccatcGGGAATTCGTGCATTACGCGATTTAATCGCACGAGAAGGGCCCGACTTGCTATTCTTGCAAGAAACGAAGCTGTTAACAAAAGGTATGGATACTCTTAAACGTAAACTGGGTTTTGTGAATTGTTTTTCTGTTGATTCTGAGGGGCGGAGTGGGGGATTGGGTTTGTTGTGGAATTCGGATTTACGGGTAGAACTTAGGTCTTTTTCAAAATACCACATTGATGTTCATATTAAAATGGATGATTTAATGGTGTGGAGGTTTACGGGTTTATATGGACATCCAGATGCTTTGCGTAGAACATTTACATGGAACCTTATTAGAACTCTTAGTTCTATTGAGCAAATTCCATGGTTAGTGGGGGGAGATCTTAATGAAGTGTTACacccacatgaaaaaagagGTGGAAGGGATAGACCCGTATCTCAAATTGAGGCTTTCCGAGAGGTGTTAACCGAATGTGAATTGAGGGATTTGGGGTATAAAGGGCAAAGATTCACTTGGTGGAATGGAAGGGGTGGAAATGCTTATATATTTGAGCGTTTGGATAGGTTTGTGGGTAATGATTTGTTGACACATTTATTTCCACATCTGGTGGTTCAGCATGGAAATGTTGCACATTCGGATCATATACCAATTTTATTTGAGTCTTCTAATTTCCAGCCTATGCCGAGGAGACCTAAACAATTTCGTTTCGAAGCTATGTGGGTGGGTGAGGAGCAATGTGAAAGAATTATTGAACAAGTGTGGAGTGAGAGAGGAGGCAACCGGGGTATGGAAGAATTGCTTAATCTTATTCAAGGTTGTGGCCAGCAGCTTAAGATATGGAATAGACACTCCTTTGGGTTGGTAAAGAAGAAGCTGAATGAAGCTAGAGCAGAGTTTGAAAAGGCACAATTTAGTCATTCTCATGACCCGAATCCTGAAGGGCTTAGTCAAGCTAGAAATGAAGTCCAATTGTGGCTTGAAAGGGAAGAGGTGATGTGGCGCCAAAGATCAAGAATACAGTG GAAGAGGAATGCTATACAAGGTCTCAAAGATGATCAAGGACATCTCACTGAAGGTGCACAAAGGGATAAACtgattgttgatttttttgaagACCTTTTCACTTCTACTACACAGGGTGATCAAGAAGAAGTATTAAGCTTTGTTGATAGCAGAGTTACACCAGATATGAATGTTGAACTTTCCAAGCCCTTTGTTGCAAATGAAGTCAAGATAGCTTTGGATCAAATGCAACCAACAAAGGCACCGGGACCTGATGGAATGTCTGCTCTGTTTTTTCAGACTTATTGGCATATAGTAGGAGATTTAGTCACAACGGCAGTTTTGGATTCTCTCAATTCAGGTACCATACCATCTCAATTAAATCGCACACTCATTTGTTTAATtctgaagaagaaaatttttgaatttgtcTCTGATTATCGCCCCATTAGCTTGTGTAATGTTGTCTACAAGCTTGCTTCTAAGGTCATTGTTAATAGATTGAAAGGTTTTTTACCTGCCATTATTTCTGAGTCTCAATGTGCTTTTGTGGGGGGAAGGCTGATTAGTGATAATGTGTTGATAGCTTATGAGTTGGTAAATTACCTTCGGAATAAACGCCATGGCAAGAAGGGGTATATGTCCATTAAATTAGATATGAGTAAGGAGTATGACAGAGTTGAATGGGATTTTTTAGAGAAAATCATGCTCAAGCTAGGCTTTGCTCCCAGTTTTGTTAACCTTATTATGGAGTGTATTAAAACTGTaacttttttagttttaataaatggaCATGCTCATGGAAATATTTCACCTACAAGGGGTATTAGGCAAGGGGATCCActatccccttacctttttctcttttgtacGGAAGGGTTAATAGCTTTATTGAAAGTTGCTGAGGCTCAAAGGAATCTGTAG